The Mytilus galloprovincialis chromosome 7, xbMytGall1.hap1.1, whole genome shotgun sequence genome has a window encoding:
- the LOC143083375 gene encoding general transcription factor IIH subunit 1-like, translating to MSGRSSEEVLLIVNHVKNKKTEGNLYMMGERVGWMQGSKSNFTYSYLYSDIKAQKISPDTKEKVQLQLNMHDGSANTFHFNNPKGREAAVKDRDTVKELLLQLLPKFKRKLNSELEEKNRLLQDNPEIFQLYKDLVVSGVMSSDEFWAQRAEMQSKSTSTKSEGKQVVGVSAAFLADIKPETDGCNGLKYNLTTDIIESIFRTYPMVKKKHLEYVPHQLSESEFWTRFFQSHYFHRDRTNISKAEMFSDCAKNDEKEISDEIEKNVSDPLIDLVAGADVSQGEGYGGSSSDQKSFSTNHANLTMIRRFNHHSTMVLKACDINSESTKTLESSGTSNPTLTNGNSNNSNGAHSSKDSSEPVTKKAKMQEKINYSDLKDTSETSSVNLRLHKMEGYLHGPTPVMTTKYTTSEDVIAATQNVTQEMHNWVLTLSQVVSSGTAVSVLGELSPGGSLMHGTSQQQLQHMVPEEMQEELKTQYNALLELLRHFWACFPVQSKSLEEKVVRMKSTLEKFQMAKLQPLKESIQQYHYALNLTGHMEELLSAAFSKFDNWQMRKMSKKS from the exons ATGTCTGGGAGATCATCAGAAGAAGTATTACTGATTGTAAACCATGTCAAAAATAAGAAAACCGAAGGAAACTTGTACATGATGGGGGAACGAGTTGGGTGGATGCAAGGTAGCAAAAGTAACTTCACCTACAGTTACTTATACTCAGATATCAAAG ctcAGAAAATTTCACCAGATACTAAAGAGAAAGTACAATTACAGTTAAATATGCATGATGGAAGTGCTAACACATTCCACTTCAACAATCCTAAAGGGCGGGAAGCAGCAGTAAAGGACAGGGATACAGTCAAAGAACTCTTATTACAACTGTTACCAAAATTTAAACGAAAACTCAACAGTGAACTGGAAGAGAAAAatag attactaCAGGATAACCCAGAAATATTTCAGTTATATAAGGATTTAGTGGTCAGTGGAGTTATGAGTTCTGATGAATTCTGGGCTCAAAGAGCTGag ATGCAGTCAAAGTCAACTTCTACAAAATCAGAAGGAAAGCAGGTGGTAGGAGTGTCGGCTGCTTTTCTA GCAGACATTAAACCAGAGACAGATGGCTGCAATGGTCTGAAATACAACCTGACCACAGATATAATagaatctatttttagaacatatCCAATGG TAAAGAAGAAACAtctagaatatgttccacatcagTTGTCAGAAAGTGAATTCTGGACACGGTTCTTCCAATCACATTATTTTCACAGAGATAGAACAAATATAAGCAAAGCTGAAATGTTCTCAGATTGTgcgaaaaatgatgaaaaag aaatctCTGATGAAATTGAGAAGAACGTGAGTGATCCATTGATAGATCTTGTGGCAGGGGCTGATGTGTCTCAAGGGGAA GGATATGGTGGTTCATCAAGTGATCAAAAGTCCTTTAGTACAAATCACGCAAATTTAACAATGATTCGAAGATTTAACCACCATTCAACCATGGTTTTAAAAGCTTGTGATATAAATAGTGAATCAACTAAAACTCTTGAAAGCTCAGGAACAAGTAACCCAACATTGACTAACGGAAACTCAAATAATTCAAACGGTGCTCATTCTTCAAAAGATTCTAGTGAACCTGTGACTAAAAAAGCCAAAATGCAGGAGAAAATAAATTATTCTGACCTTAAAGACACCAGTGAAACTTCTAGTGTAAATTTGAGATTACATAAAATGGAGGGATATTTACATGGACCTACTCCTGTCATGACAACTAAATATACAACAAGTGAAGATGTGATAGCAGCGACACAAAATGTTACGCAGGAAATGCATAATTGGGTTCTAACCCTATCTCAG GTTGTCTCTAGTGGAACGGCTGTGAGCGTACTGGGAGAATTGTCACCAGGGGGCAGTCTAATGCATGGAACTAGTCAACAACAATTGCAAC ATATGGTGCCAGAAGAAATGCAAGAAGAATTAAAAACACAGTATAATGCATTACTTGAATTATTACGGCATTTCTGGGCCTGTTTCCCTGTACAGAGTAAATCATTAGAAGAAAAG GTTGTTCGAATGAAAAGTACACTTGAGAAATTTCAGATGGCAAAATTGCAACCTTTGAAAGAAAGTATACAACAGTACCATTATGCATTGAAT CTCACTGGTCATATGGAGGAATTGTTGAGTGCGGCAttcagtaaatttgacaattGGCAGATGAGGAAAATGTCAAAGAAGTCATga